From one Thermoanaerobacter uzonensis DSM 18761 genomic stretch:
- a CDS encoding DUF6062 family protein, giving the protein MKLEFIPLYEVFEKYKGGCPICKIIKDEEKAYCEHLFEDEVLKDPEMYVKIRETSFCHYHLELLNNSYDKLGLAIALKANISYKLQQIADKRKSLKKKRGKETKNKCLVCDYLSERDKYQMHILIDILHADKDFVERHIEGLSRLCFHHLNMLMESAKDVTPQIEKIFKINEAAIEKNITDLEWFITKFDYRFHDEPWYDSKDSIERALKLLRGGYYD; this is encoded by the coding sequence ATGAAGTTAGAATTTATTCCATTGTATGAGGTTTTTGAAAAATATAAGGGAGGTTGTCCAATATGTAAGATTATAAAAGACGAAGAAAAAGCCTATTGTGAGCATTTGTTTGAAGATGAGGTTTTAAAAGACCCTGAAATGTATGTCAAAATAAGAGAGACAAGTTTTTGCCATTATCATTTGGAATTATTGAATAACTCATATGATAAATTAGGTTTGGCAATTGCATTAAAAGCAAATATCAGTTATAAATTGCAGCAAATTGCAGACAAACGTAAATCTTTAAAGAAAAAAAGAGGGAAAGAAACAAAAAACAAATGCCTTGTTTGTGATTATTTAAGTGAAAGGGATAAATACCAGATGCATATATTGATAGATATCTTACATGCTGATAAAGATTTTGTTGAAAGGCACATTGAAGGCTTGTCTAGATTATGTTTCCACCACTTAAATATGCTTATGGAAAGTGCAAAGGATGTTACACCACAAATTGAGAAAATATTTAAAATAAATGAAGCTGCAATTGAAAAAAATATTACTGACCTCGAATGGTTTATAACAAAATTTGATTATAGATTTCATGATGAACCATGGTATGACTCCAAGGATTCGATTGAAAGAGCATTGAAATTATTGAGAGGTGGCTATTATGATTAG
- a CDS encoding ABC transporter ATP-binding protein: protein MKNGTFIQIKNLKKYFIEEPDLLMKLVAKKKKRVVKAVDDISLDINKGETLGLVGESGCGKTTLGRTIVRLYEPTEGKIIFEGEDITEARGEKLKEYRKKAQIIFQNPYSSLNPRKTVRQILSVPLIASGIKDLHEREEKIKYLLDRVGLNFRQMDSYPHEFSGGQRQRIGIARALAMNPEFIVADEPVSALDVSIQAQIINLLEELKEELNLTYLFIAHDLSVVYHVSDRVAVMYLGKIVEMGKTEDIFFNPLHPYTKALLSAIPSIDKSKRRGRIILEGTVPSPANPPKGCRFSTRCFMKKGKICEEVEPELKEVENGHFIACHLY, encoded by the coding sequence ATGAAAAATGGCACTTTTATTCAAATAAAAAATCTCAAGAAATATTTCATAGAAGAGCCAGACTTGTTAATGAAGCTTGTAGCTAAGAAAAAGAAAAGGGTTGTGAAAGCTGTTGATGATATAAGCCTTGACATAAACAAGGGGGAGACTCTGGGGCTGGTTGGAGAAAGTGGCTGCGGGAAAACTACACTAGGGCGTACAATTGTAAGGCTTTATGAACCTACAGAGGGAAAGATAATATTTGAAGGGGAAGACATAACAGAGGCAAGAGGAGAAAAGTTAAAAGAATACAGGAAGAAAGCTCAGATAATTTTTCAAAACCCTTATTCTTCTTTAAATCCCAGGAAGACAGTAAGGCAGATTTTGTCAGTACCTTTGATTGCCTCTGGCATAAAAGATCTTCATGAAAGAGAAGAAAAAATCAAATATCTTTTAGATCGAGTTGGACTGAATTTTAGGCAGATGGACTCATATCCCCATGAGTTTTCAGGTGGGCAGAGGCAGAGGATAGGAATAGCGCGAGCTTTGGCAATGAATCCTGAATTTATAGTTGCTGACGAGCCAGTTTCAGCCCTTGATGTGTCAATACAGGCGCAAATTATAAACCTTCTAGAGGAACTGAAAGAAGAATTAAACCTGACGTATCTTTTTATAGCTCATGATTTGAGTGTTGTATATCATGTAAGCGATAGAGTTGCGGTGATGTATCTAGGAAAAATTGTAGAAATGGGAAAAACTGAGGATATTTTCTTCAACCCCCTTCACCCCTATACAAAAGCTTTGCTTTCTGCCATTCCCTCTATTGATAAATCAAAAAGAAGGGGAAGAATAATATTAGAAGGTACTGTACCATCTCCTGCGAATCCGCCAAAAGGCTGTAGATTTAGTACCAGATGCTTTATGAAAAAAGGGAAAATATGCGAAGAGGTAGAACCAGAACTAAAAGAAGTTGAAAATGGACATTTTATAGCTTGTCATCTGTATTAA
- a CDS encoding ABC transporter ATP-binding protein, whose protein sequence is MLEIKNLKVTFETDRGIVKAVNGIDITLKRGEILGLVGESGSGKSMTLLSILGIVPYPGKIVEGEILFEGEDLLKKSAQEMREIRGKDIAMIFQDPMTTLNPVFPVGEQIRESLRVHNIIKLEKSRFFGSRRERERRKKEYEKVVELMEKVGISYPKRRYFSYPHQFSGGMQQRAIIAIALSCNPKILLADEPTTALDVTIQAQILDLLRQINEKNGTSIIFVTHDLAIAAEFCDEIAVMYAGQIVEKGPVDKVIEEPKHPYTKGLLKSIPKITRKKEKLYAIPGNVPDLASLSPKGCPFYERCEEAVEECKEAELPLIEVSDGEFVRCIKYL, encoded by the coding sequence ATGCTTGAGATTAAAAATTTGAAAGTGACTTTTGAGACAGACAGGGGAATAGTTAAAGCGGTAAATGGAATTGACATTACACTTAAAAGAGGAGAAATATTAGGTTTAGTAGGAGAATCAGGTTCAGGAAAAAGCATGACTTTGCTTTCTATTTTAGGGATTGTCCCTTATCCGGGCAAAATTGTAGAAGGGGAAATTCTTTTTGAAGGAGAGGACCTTCTTAAAAAATCGGCTCAAGAGATGAGGGAAATAAGAGGAAAGGACATAGCCATGATATTTCAAGACCCAATGACCACATTAAATCCGGTGTTTCCTGTAGGAGAACAGATAAGGGAATCCTTGAGGGTTCACAATATAATAAAGCTTGAAAAAAGCAGATTTTTTGGTTCTAGAAGGGAAAGAGAAAGAAGAAAAAAAGAATATGAAAAAGTGGTAGAACTTATGGAAAAAGTCGGAATATCGTATCCTAAAAGAAGATACTTTTCATATCCACATCAATTTAGCGGTGGAATGCAGCAAAGAGCCATAATTGCTATTGCTCTTTCATGTAATCCTAAGATACTTTTAGCAGATGAACCTACAACTGCACTTGATGTAACAATTCAGGCGCAAATCTTGGATTTATTAAGACAAATTAATGAAAAAAACGGTACTTCTATAATTTTTGTAACTCATGACTTAGCAATAGCAGCAGAATTTTGTGATGAAATAGCAGTTATGTACGCTGGGCAAATAGTAGAAAAAGGACCTGTAGACAAAGTAATAGAAGAGCCAAAACATCCTTATACAAAAGGGCTCTTAAAGTCTATACCTAAAATAACCCGAAAAAAAGAAAAACTTTACGCTATACCGGGAAATGTCCCAGATTTGGCTTCTCTTTCACCTAAAGGCTGTCCTTTTTATGAGCGGTGTGAAGAAGCAGTGGAAGAATGCAAAGAAGCTGAACTTCCTTTAATTGAGGTTTCAGATGGAGAATTTGTGAGGTGTATAAAGTACCTCTAA
- a CDS encoding ABC transporter permease — MTIKNGIVPTDYYNLLYKKPNLITNILSILGKFKKHPTAFVGMLIIIAYILMAIFAPFISPYNIKYSDLSERLMPPVWNGGTWSHPLGTDQIGRDLLTQIIYGSRISIMIGFLTVLISALIGTILGAIAGYYKGTIDTILSRFADFLLSFPFLIFAVGVMAVLGPGFWNLILALTFKSWVEFFRLVRGEVLEEKNKEYVEAAQALGRSSSAIIISEILPNIFQSIFVLSTLRIGYMIIMEASLSYLGLGVPPDIPTWGSLINSGRNYIFDAYWISTLPGIALVILVLSINLFGEGLRDILDPRLKVEGSE; from the coding sequence ATGACTATAAAAAATGGGATAGTACCTACAGACTATTATAACCTATTGTACAAAAAACCAAATTTAATTACTAATATTTTAAGTATTCTTGGAAAGTTTAAAAAGCATCCAACAGCTTTTGTAGGAATGCTTATAATTATAGCATATATCTTAATGGCTATATTTGCACCTTTTATTTCACCATACAATATTAAATACTCAGACCTTTCAGAAAGACTAATGCCACCTGTATGGAATGGAGGGACATGGTCACATCCTTTAGGTACTGATCAAATAGGGAGAGACTTGCTCACTCAGATCATATATGGTTCTAGAATATCAATAATGATAGGTTTTTTGACTGTTTTAATTTCAGCATTGATTGGAACAATTTTAGGAGCAATTGCAGGATATTATAAAGGAACTATCGACACAATACTTTCACGTTTCGCTGATTTTTTGCTTTCTTTTCCTTTCTTAATATTTGCAGTTGGAGTAATGGCAGTTTTAGGGCCCGGATTCTGGAATTTGATTTTGGCTTTGACATTTAAAAGCTGGGTGGAATTTTTCAGGCTGGTAAGAGGTGAAGTCTTGGAGGAGAAGAATAAAGAATATGTAGAAGCTGCTCAGGCCTTAGGAAGAAGCAGCAGTGCTATAATCATATCAGAAATCCTGCCAAATATATTCCAATCTATATTTGTTCTTTCAACACTTAGAATAGGATACATGATAATAATGGAAGCATCATTAAGTTATTTAGGGTTAGGGGTACCGCCAGATATTCCTACATGGGGCTCTTTAATAAACTCTGGAAGAAACTACATATTTGACGCTTATTGGATATCTACTTTACCAGGTATAGCTTTAGTAATACTGGTACTTAGTATTAACCTTTTTGGAGAAGGATTAAGAGATATATTGGACCCAAGGCTTAAAGTGGAAGGAAGTGAGTAA
- a CDS encoding ABC transporter permease produces the protein MREVKVLKRILYTIPIMLAIAITVFIFMRFTPGDPVDIMMGKESMVSQQDIELLKEEFNLDKPIYTQLYIFLIDFLKGDLGKSITKNVPVINLIKQTLPATIELALAALVLGVLIGISIGIISAVKQNSWVDRTMMAVSFTGISMPSFWLGLILILIFSANLNLLPSQGRINFLISIPKVTGFYTIDSLLAGNWEAFVSSIRHLFLPALTLSAPLAAVLARVMRSSMLEVLRNDYVVFARAKGVPEKLVILKHAVRNALIPTVTVLGMEVGALLGGNMIVENVFGWPGIGRLVVKAIFDRDYPLVQGVVMFYAFTFVMANLLVDILYTYLDPKIEL, from the coding sequence ATGAGGGAAGTGAAGGTTTTAAAAAGAATATTATACACGATTCCGATTATGCTGGCTATAGCTATAACAGTGTTTATTTTTATGAGATTTACTCCAGGAGACCCCGTTGATATAATGATGGGAAAAGAGAGTATGGTATCACAGCAGGATATAGAACTATTAAAAGAGGAGTTTAACCTTGACAAGCCTATATATACTCAGCTTTACATTTTTCTTATAGATTTTTTAAAAGGAGATCTAGGAAAATCTATAACTAAAAATGTCCCAGTAATAAACCTTATTAAACAGACCCTACCTGCTACAATTGAGCTTGCATTGGCAGCATTGGTTCTTGGTGTGTTAATAGGTATTTCTATAGGAATTATATCTGCTGTCAAACAAAATTCCTGGGTTGATAGAACTATGATGGCAGTATCTTTTACGGGTATTTCAATGCCATCTTTCTGGTTAGGTTTAATACTTATTTTAATTTTTTCTGCCAACTTAAATTTGTTACCAAGTCAAGGTAGAATAAATTTTTTAATTTCCATTCCTAAAGTAACTGGTTTTTATACGATTGATTCACTTCTTGCTGGAAATTGGGAAGCTTTTGTAAGTAGTATAAGGCACCTTTTTTTACCAGCCCTTACTTTATCGGCACCTTTAGCGGCTGTTTTGGCAAGGGTTATGAGGTCTAGCATGTTGGAGGTTTTAAGAAATGATTATGTAGTCTTTGCAAGGGCCAAGGGTGTTCCTGAAAAACTGGTGATACTTAAACATGCTGTTAGAAATGCCTTAATTCCAACAGTTACAGTATTAGGTATGGAGGTGGGTGCACTTTTGGGAGGCAATATGATAGTTGAAAATGTATTTGGATGGCCGGGGATAGGTAGACTTGTGGTTAAAGCGATATTTGACAGAGATTATCCTTTGGTCCAGGGAGTAGTGATGTTTTATGCTTTCACATTTGTTATGGCAAATCTTTTAGTAGATATACTCTATACTTATCTAGATCCCAAGATTGAGCTGTAG
- a CDS encoding ABC transporter substrate-binding protein, with product MKKTAILLALLLSLLLALGGCTSSKKVTSEKDGGTIVIALNKDSIVTLDPADYRDRETETVLRNIFDGLVTRTYDGKVVPEIAESWEIISPTEWEFKIRKGVTFQNGDPLTADDVVFTFNRIIKEGGLEGKTSPRKGLMGPVEDVKKVDDYTVRFILKEPFPVLLQALVHQQIIPKKYYEEVGYEEFLKHPIGAGPFKYVSGKLDEQIVLERYDGYYGGSPDIPPVGPPSLKKVIFRMIPEPSTAIAALEKGEVNIVQYIPSDMIDKLKNNKNVQVKENEGTRVYILEINNKMPPFDNPKVRQALNYAIDMDSIVKEIYRGYGVRLAGPMLPYAFAANTDLKPYEYNPDKAKELLKEAGVSDLKVVIDTQPFREGEALAIANMLEKVGIKSSVRTWEWGVLQSEIQKGTRQLYLTDWGNAYLDPFDFLNPKLKTGERGNFSFYSNKEVDKLLDEAAKETDNAKRKELYYKAQEIIYDDAPWVFGYSLKTVEAATKNVENWQPSMDGRENMHRVKLSNE from the coding sequence ATGAAAAAAACTGCTATCCTTTTGGCACTTCTTTTATCGCTTTTGCTCGCTTTAGGGGGATGTACATCTTCTAAGAAAGTAACTTCAGAAAAAGATGGAGGAACCATTGTAATAGCTTTAAATAAAGATAGCATTGTAACATTGGATCCTGCTGATTACAGAGATAGAGAAACCGAAACAGTTTTAAGAAACATATTTGATGGATTAGTTACAAGGACATATGATGGAAAAGTAGTTCCAGAGATAGCAGAGTCCTGGGAGATAATATCACCTACTGAGTGGGAATTTAAAATAAGAAAAGGTGTAACTTTTCAAAATGGAGACCCTCTTACAGCAGACGATGTGGTATTTACATTTAATAGAATAATAAAAGAGGGGGGACTTGAAGGGAAAACTTCTCCAAGAAAAGGCTTAATGGGACCTGTGGAAGATGTTAAAAAGGTCGATGACTATACGGTTAGATTTATACTAAAAGAGCCTTTTCCAGTTTTACTCCAAGCATTAGTTCATCAGCAAATAATACCTAAAAAGTATTATGAAGAAGTGGGATACGAGGAATTTTTAAAACATCCTATAGGAGCAGGACCTTTTAAATATGTATCTGGAAAATTGGATGAGCAGATAGTTTTAGAAAGGTATGATGGATATTACGGCGGTTCTCCAGACATTCCCCCTGTTGGGCCACCAAGCTTAAAAAAAGTTATATTTAGGATGATACCAGAACCTTCTACTGCGATAGCTGCTTTAGAAAAAGGAGAAGTAAATATAGTCCAATACATACCGTCAGATATGATTGATAAATTAAAAAATAATAAAAATGTACAAGTAAAAGAAAATGAAGGAACAAGGGTATATATTCTTGAGATAAATAATAAAATGCCACCTTTTGATAATCCAAAAGTTAGGCAGGCTTTAAATTACGCAATAGATATGGATTCTATTGTAAAAGAAATCTATAGAGGTTATGGTGTAAGGCTGGCAGGTCCAATGCTACCATATGCCTTTGCTGCAAATACAGATTTAAAACCCTATGAGTACAATCCTGACAAGGCAAAAGAGCTTTTAAAAGAGGCTGGAGTTTCTGATTTGAAAGTTGTCATAGATACACAGCCTTTTAGGGAAGGGGAGGCTTTAGCTATAGCGAATATGCTTGAAAAAGTAGGTATAAAATCATCTGTCAGGACATGGGAATGGGGAGTTTTGCAGTCTGAAATACAAAAAGGTACCAGGCAGCTATACCTTACTGACTGGGGAAATGCATATCTTGACCCATTTGATTTCTTAAATCCAAAGCTCAAGACAGGTGAAAGAGGTAATTTTTCTTTTTACAGCAATAAAGAGGTTGATAAGCTCTTAGATGAAGCTGCAAAAGAAACCGACAATGCTAAAAGAAAAGAGCTTTATTACAAGGCTCAGGAGATAATATATGACGATGCTCCATGGGTATTTGGATATTCTCTGAAGACTGTAGAAGCAGCGACTAAAAATGTAGAAAATTGGCAACCAAGTATGGATGGCAGAGAAAATATGCACAGAGTAAAACTTTCTAATGAATAA
- a CDS encoding peptidoglycan D,D-transpeptidase FtsI family protein has protein sequence MTFALIGRLIWIQSINSEKLAMAVERQSTADIILKPQRGNIYDVNGNILACNVPAGDVFAAPKFIKNPQKVSEELYKYLNMDKDSLYKILSNKDSEWAVLGRSIPLENINKIKSLNIPGIYIEDTFMRNYPNGKMLSQVLGFTGIDGNGLYGLEYSLDKYLSGIPGREISLVDAEGRKVGVPSKLYKPTNGDNIVLTIDSVIQSYTEKAIKNAYEKYKPENGITAIVMNPKTGEILAMANIPDFDPNNPQKISSQDYWSNPAVSSIYEPGSVFKVITASAALESAVVTPDEQFDDPGYYIVSGHRINSWTKLGKINFEEAIEKSSDTVFMQVVERLGVDAFYKYIQAFGFGTPTGIELPGEASGMILPKSKIYPVDLATMSFGQGIAVTPIQMITAFSAVINGGNLMAPHIIKYIENGDKIIKEYKPQIVRQVISKKTSDTMKYILEKTVTEGTGQAAQVPGYTVGGKTGTTENYAPGKYVASFAGFAPVENPKIAVLVLVKNPTQNGHMGGEVAAPIAQEILGNTLRYYDTVKK, from the coding sequence ATGACCTTCGCTTTAATTGGGAGACTTATATGGATACAGAGTATAAACTCTGAAAAACTTGCCATGGCAGTCGAAAGACAAAGTACTGCTGATATCATATTAAAGCCTCAACGGGGCAATATTTATGATGTAAATGGGAATATTCTAGCCTGTAATGTTCCAGCAGGAGATGTGTTTGCTGCCCCTAAATTTATAAAAAACCCACAAAAAGTTTCAGAAGAACTCTATAAATACTTAAATATGGACAAAGACTCTCTTTATAAAATTCTTTCAAATAAAGACTCTGAATGGGCTGTACTTGGTAGGTCCATTCCTTTAGAAAATATAAACAAAATAAAAAGTCTTAACATACCAGGGATATATATAGAAGATACTTTTATGAGAAACTATCCCAACGGTAAAATGCTATCACAAGTATTAGGATTCACAGGAATTGATGGCAATGGCTTGTATGGCCTTGAATATTCTTTAGATAAATATTTAAGTGGTATCCCTGGTCGTGAAATCTCTCTTGTAGATGCAGAAGGTAGAAAAGTAGGAGTCCCAAGCAAGCTTTACAAACCTACAAATGGTGATAATATTGTCCTTACAATTGATTCTGTAATACAAAGTTATACAGAAAAAGCTATAAAAAATGCTTATGAGAAATATAAACCAGAAAATGGTATAACAGCAATAGTCATGAATCCCAAAACAGGTGAAATCCTAGCAATGGCAAATATACCTGATTTTGATCCTAATAACCCTCAAAAAATATCCTCACAAGACTATTGGTCAAACCCGGCAGTCTCTAGCATTTATGAGCCTGGTTCCGTCTTTAAAGTAATTACTGCTTCTGCTGCTTTAGAATCAGCGGTAGTAACACCTGATGAACAATTTGATGACCCCGGTTATTATATTGTATCAGGGCATAGAATTAATAGCTGGACAAAATTAGGTAAGATAAACTTCGAAGAAGCTATAGAAAAATCTAGTGACACAGTTTTTATGCAGGTAGTAGAACGATTAGGTGTCGATGCCTTTTATAAATACATACAAGCTTTTGGTTTCGGTACTCCAACAGGAATTGAGCTTCCTGGAGAAGCCAGTGGAATGATTTTGCCAAAATCAAAGATATATCCTGTAGACCTTGCTACTATGTCCTTTGGCCAAGGAATCGCTGTAACTCCAATCCAAATGATTACAGCTTTTTCTGCCGTGATAAACGGTGGAAACCTCATGGCTCCACATATTATAAAATATATCGAAAACGGCGATAAAATAATTAAAGAATATAAGCCTCAAATAGTTAGACAAGTTATCTCTAAAAAAACTTCCGATACAATGAAGTATATACTTGAAAAAACAGTAACAGAGGGTACCGGCCAAGCGGCACAAGTACCTGGATATACAGTAGGTGGAAAAACAGGTACAACGGAAAATTATGCTCCAGGAAAATACGTAGCATCATTTGCTGGATTTGCACCAGTTGAAAACCCAAAAATTGCCGTATTAGTTCTTGTTAAAAATCCAACGCAAAATGGTCATATGGGAGGAGAAGTAGCCGCACCAATAGCCCAGGAAATATTAGGAAATACTCTTAGATATTATGACACAGTAAAAAAGTAA
- a CDS encoding ABC transporter substrate-binding protein, with protein MRKPFTILLYLLVIFFLIYWPYYMNLYEKEQIQEKNQVEEEFRGIITFWDFPHPSIKDPGGFEFIKKKIELFQYKYPGVVIDFEPLSYKDGYEKLINSSKDGSLPDILPVGADFYFISKDYLSPINKYVDEEFKKQYKEGVIDAISYKGNIYGMPLGIYTNVLFLNVDMFAEKEIQLPENGEWNYEEFVDSMTKLTYTEGKKDKKYFYGLGLSLAPDSYNLWGFLLLDGARAFDKERYSFFGPQAVSGVQKVLDLFNKYKVVNPVSLEGDREKLWQDFITTKNTAVLVEESYKITQLKNLQSKGKLFEFDVAMYPEGESGIPLTLSPKIYAYGIKKEKDEKKLEMEYKFIKFITEDQQKVIELGYVPVKKDKIIEDDKMKRIELAINYTNIIPQFGGWRKINNTVMAKIKEGIKNSKNAFDIIEEIKNSVSQLVQYK; from the coding sequence GTGAGAAAGCCTTTTACTATTTTGTTATATTTGTTAGTGATATTTTTTCTTATATATTGGCCTTACTATATGAATCTTTATGAAAAAGAACAAATACAAGAAAAAAATCAGGTAGAAGAGGAGTTTAGAGGAATAATTACATTTTGGGATTTCCCTCATCCTTCAATTAAAGACCCAGGAGGATTTGAATTTATAAAAAAGAAAATAGAATTATTTCAGTACAAATACCCGGGTGTGGTAATAGATTTTGAGCCTCTTTCATACAAAGACGGATATGAAAAACTGATTAACTCTTCTAAAGATGGCTCTTTGCCAGATATTTTACCTGTTGGGGCAGACTTTTATTTTATTTCAAAGGATTATTTAAGTCCTATCAATAAATATGTAGATGAAGAGTTTAAGAAGCAATACAAGGAAGGCGTTATTGACGCTATAAGTTATAAAGGCAATATTTATGGAATGCCTTTAGGAATATATACTAATGTTCTTTTTTTAAATGTTGATATGTTTGCCGAAAAAGAAATTCAATTGCCTGAAAATGGGGAATGGAATTACGAAGAATTTGTTGATAGTATGACAAAACTCACTTACACTGAAGGAAAAAAGGATAAAAAATATTTTTATGGATTAGGTCTTTCTCTCGCGCCTGATAGCTATAATTTATGGGGATTTTTACTTTTAGATGGTGCGAGGGCTTTTGACAAAGAAAGGTATTCTTTTTTTGGCCCTCAAGCAGTTTCAGGGGTGCAAAAAGTTTTGGATTTATTCAATAAATATAAGGTGGTAAATCCTGTTTCACTTGAGGGAGACAGAGAAAAATTATGGCAAGACTTTATTACTACTAAAAACACTGCTGTTTTAGTAGAAGAAAGCTATAAAATAACACAGCTTAAAAATTTACAGTCAAAAGGAAAGCTGTTTGAGTTTGATGTAGCTATGTACCCTGAAGGTGAAAGTGGCATACCACTGACATTATCACCTAAAATATATGCCTATGGCATAAAGAAGGAAAAAGATGAAAAAAAGCTTGAGATGGAGTATAAATTTATAAAGTTTATTACAGAAGACCAACAAAAGGTGATTGAATTAGGTTATGTACCAGTTAAAAAAGACAAAATTATTGAAGACGATAAAATGAAAAGAATTGAATTAGCTATTAATTATACAAATATCATCCCACAATTTGGCGGATGGAGAAAAATAAACAACACAGTGATGGCAAAAATAAAAGAAGGAATAAAAAATAGCAAAAATGCCTTTGATATAATAGAGGAAATAAAAAATAGTGTAAGTCAGTTGGTGCAGTACAAATAA
- the fsa gene encoding fructose-6-phosphate aldolase — translation MKFFLDTANVDEIREANALGVIAGVTTNPSLIAKEGRDFIEVVKEITQIVDGPISAEVISDDHEGMIKEARELAKIHKNIVIKIPMTAEGLKAVNVLSKEGIKTNVTLIFTANQALLAARAGATYVSPFVGRLDDINTDGMQIIEDIVTIFNNYDIDTEIITASVRHPIHVLQAAKLGAHIATVPYKVLMQMVKHPLTDAGIERFKEDWRKAGLKI, via the coding sequence ATGAAATTTTTTCTTGACACTGCAAATGTTGACGAAATAAGAGAAGCTAATGCATTAGGTGTAATAGCAGGTGTTACTACAAACCCATCTCTTATTGCTAAAGAAGGAAGAGATTTTATTGAGGTAGTAAAAGAAATTACTCAAATTGTAGATGGTCCTATAAGTGCAGAAGTTATAAGCGATGACCATGAGGGTATGATTAAGGAAGCAAGGGAATTGGCAAAGATACATAAAAATATAGTAATAAAAATTCCTATGACGGCTGAAGGTCTAAAAGCAGTAAATGTTCTTTCAAAAGAAGGGATTAAAACAAATGTGACGTTAATATTTACAGCAAATCAAGCATTACTTGCAGCTCGTGCAGGTGCGACATATGTAAGTCCTTTTGTAGGAAGGCTTGATGATATAAATACAGACGGGATGCAGATTATTGAGGATATTGTTACGATATTCAATAATTACGACATAGATACAGAAATAATAACTGCAAGTGTAAGACATCCTATACATGTTTTACAGGCAGCAAAACTAGGGGCACATATAGCGACAGTACCATATAAAGTGCTCATGCAGATGGTAAAACATCCGCTTACAGATGCGGGAATAGAAAGATTCAAAGAGGATTGGAGAAAAGCAGGGCTTAAAATATAA